In Plasmodium reichenowi strain SY57 chromosome 5, whole genome shotgun sequence, the following proteins share a genomic window:
- a CDS encoding phosphoenolpyruvate/phosphate translocator, putative — MNVFTRTLIITIFFNLQIYIGKCLNHDNIKYIKNVPINFHLKNTNGIIYQKNKRPSQINRKNTNKQAFNIPVFSIPNYKPKYNTCPKTKNIAFVNSRINQAHNRNIQVTKAAELNAIKKIKNDKKFTLFNSGNRDNIKTYEHDINKGIIDDISTTNNGYSNIGNTNENTYEQNNFNNTLIEKKPCTFLNKAVEVGKTVSLLGMWYVCNIFYNIENKKALNILNMPITIAITQIYVGLPIFLIPWLLKLRNQPELFYDEQELKRINMSDRNALIKGFQKYILFLKKYSSIMKQSIYHGYAHLLSVIAMGAGAISFVHIVKASAPLFAAFFSYFFMNNKMSIYTYSSLVPIVFGVSLASIKELSFTYKALYSTLSANVLSTMRAIEAKIMMGKNLDKIGRNLTPENIFALLTLSSAIFLTPALYIDSHKWKDAYEYLMNNKNVLKVLGRHVLMSGVWFYLYNQLSFISLNRLNHITHAVASTVKRVFLILTSYFIFGTKFSFLGGLGSSIAVGGTFVYSLVKKKFG, encoded by the coding sequence atgaatgtATTCACAAGGACATTAATCATaactattttttttaatttacaAATTTATATAGGAAAATGCTTAAAtcatgataatataaaatacatCAAAAATGTACCTATCAACTTCCATTTGAAAAATACAAATGGTATAATATACCAAAAAAACAAACGTCCTTCACAAATTAATAGgaaaaatacaaataagCAAGCATTTAATATACCCGTTTTTTCTATTCCTAATTATAAACCCAAATATAATACTTGCccaaaaacaaaaaatatagcTTTTGTAAATTCAAGAATTAATCAAGCACATAATAGAAATATCCAAGTTACTAAAGCAGCTGAATTAAATgcaataaaaaaaataaaaaatgacaAAAAATTTACTCTATTTAATTCTGGAAACAgggataatataaaaacatatgaacatgatattaataaagGTATAATTGATGATATATCAACAACAAATAATGGCTATTCTAATATAGGAAACACAAACGAAAATAcatatgaacaaaataattttaataatacacTGATAGAAAAAAAGCCATGTACCTTTCTAAATAAAGCAGTCGAAGTAGGAAAAACTGTCTCCTTATTAGGTATGTGGTATGTATGtaatatcttttataatattgaaaataaaaaagcattaaatatattaaacatGCCTATTACTATTGCTATAacacaaatatatgttGGTTTAccaatatttttaataccatggttattaaaattaagGAATCAACCCGAACTATTTTATGATGAACAAGAATTGAAAAGAATTAATATGAGTGATCGTAATGCCTTAATCAAAGGATTCCAAAAATACATACtattcttaaaaaaatatagtaGTATAATGAAACAAAGTATTTATCATGGATATGCTCATCTATTATCTGTTATTGCTATGGGTGCTGGTGCTATTAGTtttgttcatattgttAAAGCTTCTGCTCCATTATTTGCTGCTTTCTTCTCATACTTctttatgaataataaaatgtccatttatacatattcCTCGTTAGTACCAATCGTTTTTGGTGTCTCACTTGCTTcaataaaagaattatcCTTTACATATAAAGCACTCTATTCAACTTTATCAGCTAATGTACTTTCAACAATGAGAGCTATTGAAGCCAAAATAATGATGGGAAAAAATCTAGACAAAATAGGAAGAAATTTAACTCcagaaaatatatttgcACTTTTAACATTATCATCGGCCATATTCTTAACACCAGCCTTGTACATCGATTCACACAAATGGAAAGATGcttatgaatatttaatgaataataaaaatgtattaaaaGTTTTAGGAAGACATGTACTCATGTCAGGAGTATGGttctatttatataatcaattatcctttatttcattaaatAGATTAAATCATATTACACATGCTGTTGCAAGCACGGTTAAAAGAGTTTTCTTAATATTAACAagttattttatttttggaACGAAATTTTCATTCCTTGGTGGACTTGGTTCCTCTATAGCTGTTGGTGGAACATTTGTATATTCTCTtgtaaagaaaaaatttggataa
- a CDS encoding SNARE protein, putative — translation MDLWDKDYQKALQTGKDIKKLLKQSEKEKKKAKNRAILRGKITEFNQSVKFLVHQLSNDYIKNDKHFIKNETKYMNKVSALEKVKKEIGTLYEDYASTNEGEISLNMNMELLNEFENEENTYLNDLNKEELLLKQNKLMKLQDEQLNFLEGTTHNLKNISYNINSEIQVHNELLDDIDRDMDETNNLLDRNRNIFERVTSNTSNYFLYFLIVILTASLIFFIMIL, via the exons atggatTTATGGGACAAAGATTATCAGAAAGCTTTACAAACGGGAAAAgatataaagaaattattaaagCAAAGtgagaaagaaaaaaagaaagcTAAAAATAGAGCAATATTGAGAGGTAAAATAACAGAATTTAATCAGAGTGTAAAATTTCTTGTACACCAATTAAgtaatgattatataaagaatgataagcattttataaaaaatgaaacgaaatatatgaataaagTGTCAGCATTAGAAAAGGTGAAAAAGGAAATAGGTACCTTATATGAAGATTATGCATCAACAAATGAAGGg gagatttctttaaatatgaatatggAACTTTTAAACGAATTTGAAAATGAAGAGAATACATATTTGAACGATTTGAATAAAGAAGAGCTGttattaaaacaaaacaaattAATGAAGTTACAAGATGAACAATTAAACTTCCTAGAAGGTACAACccataatttaaaaaatattagttataatataaatagtgAAATACAAGTACATAATGAATTATTAGATGATATTGATAGAGATATGGACGAAACCAACAATTTATTAGACagaaatagaaatatttttgaaagGGTTACTAGTAATACAagtaattattttttatattttttaattgttATTTTAACAGCAAGTcttatattctttataatgatactctaa
- a CDS encoding putative membrane protein (conserved Plasmodium membrane protein, unknown function~part of same gene as PRSY57_0529400A~gap found within coding sequence) → ILSFYNMDDSKNIFIFVYLTFLILHLLSLIVISKLKK, encoded by the coding sequence TTATATTAAGCTTTTACAATATGGACGATTcaaagaatatttttatctttgTGTATTTAACCTTTTTGATACTGCATTTATTATCTCTGATAGTTATATCAAAATTGAAGAAGTGA
- a CDS encoding hypothetical protein (conserved Plasmodium protein, unknown function), with protein sequence MNKNKYRSKKRLPKGSKRYVPTQEEVERRNAEINRKKYEDDSDDSNDSEELEESNKSEQSDVSINDENLSKEKNDQNEEEQNDEPTNKNSEEESIENDK encoded by the coding sequence atgaacaaaaataaatatagaaGTAAAAAGAGATTACCCAAAGGTAGTAAAAGATACGTACCAACACAAGAAGAAGTTGAAAGAAGGAATGCAGAAATTAAtaggaaaaaatatgaagatGATTCAGATGATTCAAATGATTCAGAAGAATTAGAAGAATCCAACAAATCTGAACAGTCAGATGTTTCaataaatgatgaaaatttaagtaaagaaaaaaatgatcaaaatgaagaagaacAAAATGATGAACCAACAAATAAAAACTCTGAAGAAGAAAGTATTGAAAATGATAAGTga
- a CDS encoding putative membrane protein (conserved Plasmodium membrane protein, unknown function~part of same gene as PRSY57_0529400B~gap found within coding sequence): MIKEKLLKFLNYYYFFKKYYIYHILFLYIFFLRITYTYAEITISQFYTFLLSKYENVENSRREDNFFYYFTHFFNFNSRCDDKFLNTKLFVVVYLPICLKCFYTLFFDYVAYYIYIRYYFNKINNDFRNFFFSSLSYENIQVSNNSVCKNALHIVKKVRSNSINKLKREKKGIKKKNEVMNNYMRNRFSQMSFEEYKKYCSFLKRTHKKKKKKKKGNSFIYINGKKKLSSFGKTGYRKSVYNKYKNKNRRKYNDNTFNNITYDISSNEYNSNFIRKNVSLDEVKMKIMKYDEEFMKNNRLLYEKDQGHGGGNGLFNNLFKNRKHIFFRRKNKNKIMDKNNNNNKYNNNEYNNNKYDNNNMKNVNNWDEVIFSKFLKDKFKMIKKKNDIHSINEDRNRNEYFLENNINKERTKNNSMNSWGILNYLFFKKSNDSNISYEGLHDDTSNENHHYNKIHKNVNNIYNVDNTTFNQCYNNEYNNSSVLCSKDYDEIYKKDKGSDDEKEKLLNFRLDKNNGKNQKKSENTDNMVNVKGVSTKNYFINFYNNLQTDNFLMNEENDFDVYTKGDINKEQINVHNKSYNEDINEQKKMSQKGKKSKRGKKSKKGKTRVLDTNVDIDENGYNDGTIILKENADNNNNNDNNNNNNNDNNNDNNNSDNNNNDNNNDNNNNNHNNNDNNNNDNNNNDDNNNYNNNYNNNYNNNYNNNYSYDYNNYNSRNNFDMSYLKSNIMNNYIKGEKKNDYKKRNNTENINECDNYDYNEINEDLNESQKMCYRSLRGSLHMEYIFKDSYELLDDNEYNEYYYYNKFKSFYYEIDEENQTCSNIKEIINNKINAEFYHLKLNILILSCIIIQIFNSFILILISNNFILKRERIYFFCFLYSLLESVTDVISDNIFFLCGKFTNIYKKEFSINSIYIIQVISKMVLSVSTIFIYFIYHIFVILFNEVNIMIINTLIKALSIFVLSFIFLKNKDNIFSYYYNDKYVHLNNFFQKRNGVVGKLDGRRLEALMRRELNDPMVKRGLYVSRGNNIISGFQQNEEVKSEIVNNDNNKNGAQKNGAQKNGAQKNGAQKDGEQNNRCDVNLNVNYLNGNNKKIIPSNTSDLSFKDIYKYDAYIKDAYVKNEELNYSPMSKGDINNTFIKDEDLLNSTFAKGDYSKKVTRNGYNIFFMDKLKCVLEVLNIFKFISRIKSYLCKRNRMAYDFNYTLLNVKSVKYDENKIYDNGKYGKEKKKRKKSKLYKKYGENENLNFEIKIPTIKNIKDLFCVNNKFDWSCSIPNNDMIKNCKKPLLNDNINMNNTWIINNNNNNNNNNNIKKKNNINKKKKIIINYPLKLLLNNLNFSNIFYICLLLIIPTFERIFLNYKIKNITLDLHSYCYLNIVNYITDLIGLYIYISYFNEESYSSSIFLSSLINIFLLSLRFLFLYKKFNQLGLL, encoded by the coding sequence atgataaaagagaaattgttaaaatttttaaattactattatttttttaaaaagtattacatttatcatatcctttttttgtatatattttttttaagaataaCCTATACCTATGCTGAAATAACGATATCTCaattttatacatttttgtTAAGTAAATATGAGAATGTGGAGAATAGTAGAAGAGAggataattttttttattactttactcatttttttaattttaattcaAGATGTGACgataaatttttaaatacgAAATTATTTGTTGTAGTATATTTACCAATATgtttaaaatgtttttatactcttttttttgattatgtagcttattatatatatatacgttattattttaataaaataaataatgatttcaggaatttttttttttcatctctttcttatgaaaatatacaaGTATCAAATAATTCTGTTTGTAAAAATGCTTTACATATTGTAAAAAAGGTTAGATCTAAtagtattaataaattaaaaagggaaaaaaaaggaatcaaaaaaaaaaatgaggTTATGAATAATTACATGAGAAATAGGTTTTCTCAGATGTCTTTTGAAgagtataaaaaatattgtagttttttaaaacgaacacataaaaaaaaaaaaaaaaaaaaaaaggggaattcctttatttatataaatggGAAAAAAAAGCTTAGTTCATTTGGAAAAACAGGTTATAGAAAGagtgtatataataaatacaaaaataaaaataggagaaaatataatgataacacatttaataatataacatatgatatatcttctaatgaatataatagtAATTTCATTCGTAAAAATGTATCTCTTGATGAGGTtaaaatgaagataatgAAATATGATGAGGaatttatgaaaaataatcGTTTATTATATGAGAAGGACCAAGGGCATGGCGGTGGAAATGGTTtgtttaataatttatttaaaaatagaaagcatatattttttagaagaaaaaataaaaataaaataatggacaagaacaacaataataataaatataataataatgaatataataataataaatatgataataataatatgaagaaTGTGAATAATTGGGATGAAGTAATTTTTAGTAAgtttttaaaagataaattcaaaatgattaaaaagaaaaatgatataCACAGTATTAATGAAGATAGAAATagaaatgaatattttttagaaaataatataaataaggaGAGAActaaaaataatagtatGAATAGTTGGGgtattttaaattatttattttttaaaaaaagtaatGATAGTAATATTAGTTATGAAGGCTTACATGATGATACTAGTAATGAGaatcatcattataataagattcataaaaatgtgaataatatatacaatgTAGATAATACAACATTTAATCaatgttataataatgaatataataattcgTCTGTTTTGTGTTCTAAGGATTAtgatgaaatatataagaagGACAAAGGATCTGATGATGAGAAGGAAAAGCTATTAAATTTTCGTttagataaaaataatgggaaaaatcaaaaaaaaagtgaaAATACTGATAATATGGTAAATGTAAAAGGTGTTAGTACAAAGAATTATttcataaatttttataataatttacaaACCGATAACTTTCTTATgaatgaagaaaatgacTTTGATGTTTATACAAAAGGagatattaataaagaGCAAATAAATGTCcataataaatcatataatgaagatataaacgaacaaaaaaaaatgagcCAAAAGGgtaaaaaaagtaaaagGGGTAAAAAGAGTAAAAAGGGTAAAACGAGAGTACTAGATACCAATGTTGATATAGATGAAAATGGATATAACGATGGAACTATTATATTGAAGGAAAATGctgataataataataataatgataataataataataataataatgataataataatgataataataatagtgataataataataatgataataataatgataataataataataatcataataataatgataataataataatgataataataataatgatgataataataattataataataattataataataattataataataattataataataattatagttatgattataataattataacaGTAGAAACAATTTTGATATGTCCTACttaaaaagtaatataatgaataattatattaaaggagaaaaaaagaatgattataaaaaaagaaataacacagaaaatataaatgaatgtgataattatgattataaCGAAATAAACGAAGATTTAAATGAGAGTCAGAAAATGTGTTATAGGAGTTTAAGAGGTAGCTTACATatggaatatatatttaaagatagttatgaattattagatgataatgaatataatgaatattattattataataaatttaaaagtttttattatgaaataGATGAAGAAAATCAGACATGTtctaatataaaagaaataataaataataagatTAATGCTgaattttatcatttaaaattaaatatacttatattGTCTTGTATTATAATCCAGatatttaattcatttattttgattcttatttctaataattttattttaaaaagagaaagaatatattttttttgttttttatattctttattagAAAGTGTAACCGATGTTATATCAgacaatattttttttttatgtggTAAATTTAcgaatatatataaaaaagaatttagtattaattctatatatataatacaagTAATAAGTAAAATGGTTTTAAGTGTTTCTACtatttttatctattttatatatcacatatttgttattttatttaatgaggtgaatataatgataataaatacattaaTTAAGGCCCTTTCGATTTTTGTGctttcatttatatttcttaaaaacaaggataatatatttagttattattataatgacAAGTATGTACatttgaataatttttttcaaaaacGAAATGGGGTAGTTGGAAAGTTGGACGGTAGAAGGTTGGAAGCTCTTATGCGTAGGGAGCTTAACGATCCTATGGTAAAAAGAGGTTTGTATGTTTCTAGGggtaataatataataagtGGATTTCAACAAAATGAGGAAGTAAAAAGTGAAATCGTTAAcaatgataataataaaaacgGAGCGCAAAAAAACGGAGCGCAAAAAAATGGAGCGCAAAAAAATGGAGCGCAAAAAGATGGGGAGCAAAATAATCGATGTGATGTTAATTTGAACGTAAACTATTTaaatggtaataataaaaagattaTACCTAGTAATACAAGTGATTTATCGTTTAAGGATATCTATAAATATGACGCATATATCAAGGATGCTTATGTGAAAAATGAAGAGCTAAATTATTCACCTATGAGCAAGGgagatataaataatacattcataaaagatgaagatttattaaataGTACTTTTGCTAAAGGAGACTATAGTAAAAAGGTTACGAGAAATggttataatatattttttatggataaattaaaatgtgTATTAGAAGTtttaaacatttttaaattcatATCAAGAATAAAAAGTTATTTGTGTAAAAGAAATAGAATGGCTTACGATTTTAATTATACCTTATTAAATGTAAAGAGTGTAAAATATGATgagaataaaatatatgataatgGGAAATATggaaaggaaaaaaaaaaaagaaaaaaaagtaaattatataaaaaatatgggGAAAATGAGAACTTAAattttgaaataaaaattcccacaataaaaaatataaaagatttATTTTGTGTGAATAATAAATTCGATTGGTCTTGTAGTATACCAAATAATGATATGATTAAAAATTGTAAAAAGCCTTTActaaatgataatataaatatgaataatacatggattattaataataataataataataataataataataatataaagaagaaaaataatataaataaaaaaaaaaaaataataataaattatcctcttaaattattattaaataatttaaatttttcgaatattttctatatatgtttattattaattatacCAACATTTgaaagaatatttttaaattataaaataaaaaacattaCTCTAGATCTTCATTCTTATTGTTATCTCAATATAGTAAATTATATAACTGACTTAATAGgtttgtatatatatataagttaTTTTAATGAGGAATCTTATTCTTCCtcaatttttttaagttcacttattaatatattcttgTTGTCTTTACGCTTTCTCTTTTTGTATAAGAAGTTTAACCAGCTAGGTTTATTG